CCGGGAGGACGCCGCCATGATAGACCTTTACACCTGGACCACGCCCAACGGACGCAAGGTTTCGATAATGCTCGAGGAGACCGGGCTCGACTACCACGTGCAGCCCGTCGACCTGCAGGCCAACGAGCAGGCGGGCGCCGAGTTCCTGGCCGTGTGTCCCAACGGTAAGATTCCGGCCATCGTTGACCACGACACGGGGGGCACACCGCTGCCACTGTTCGAGTCGGGGGCCATACTGTTACACCTCGCCGAAAAGACCGGGCAGTTTCTGCCTGGCCTTGAGCGACCGTCCGAGCGCGCGCGGGTCGTGCAGTGGCTGATGTACCAGATGAGCCACGTGGGCCCTATGATCGGCCAGGCCGGCCATTTTGTTAACACCGCCGAGGACAAGATCCCCTACGCAATAGAGCGTTTCGTGGGCGAGTCGATGCGCATTGTTGGCGTGCTCAACAACGCGCTGGCCGATTCTGACTACCTCGCGGGCGATTACTCCATTGCCGATATGGCCACCTATCCATGGATCGAGGCGGCGTGGGAGCCGTTCACCTCGATGTCCGAGGGCAAGGCCGAAGAGTTGGCGGCGCTCAGGGCGTGGATGGACAGGTTGGCTGCTCGCCCCGCGGTCGCTCGCGGGATGGCCGTAGGTTCGGGGAACTGATAAACGGGCAGACCGGAGGATAGCATGAAAGAATATCTACAGTTTTATATCGATGGCGCCTGGGTAGACCCCGCGGGCAGCAACACCCTTGAAGTCATCAACCCCGCCACCGAGCAGGCCGTGGGCCGCATCGCCATGGGCG
The DNA window shown above is from Candidatus Binatota bacterium and carries:
- a CDS encoding glutathione S-transferase family protein, with the protein product MIDLYTWTTPNGRKVSIMLEETGLDYHVQPVDLQANEQAGAEFLAVCPNGKIPAIVDHDTGGTPLPLFESGAILLHLAEKTGQFLPGLERPSERARVVQWLMYQMSHVGPMIGQAGHFVNTAEDKIPYAIERFVGESMRIVGVLNNALADSDYLAGDYSIADMATYPWIEAAWEPFTSMSEGKAEELAALRAWMDRLAARPAVARGMAVGSGN